In Providencia sneebia DSM 19967, one DNA window encodes the following:
- the envC gene encoding murein hydrolase activator EnvC, giving the protein MANKHNPMKITLVRQAIASALFAFGLMSLSPAPSMAANQITENKDQLNNLLQNIAEKEKSVKAQQAKRSHLLNQLQQQEKSISAASRELHETETQLKQLDKEIASLNSNISQLQKQKVAHEKLLSEQLDSAFRLGKHQGLSLFLKGEEGQREERILAYYSYLNQAREKTIKELEETTQELHQQRKLEQTKQKEQKTALAHQQQEKRKLDNAQVARKQTLTALESTLKEDQKNLALLKQNEARLRDKIVRAEREAKARAEREAREAARIRAEVAAKERKAKQTGSTYKPSESERSLMSRTGGLGRPAGQALWPVRGQTIHNYGEAISGELRWKGMVIGANEGTQVKAIADGRVLLADWLQGYGLVVVVEHGKGDMSLYGYNQSALVNVGQEVRAGQPIALVGSSGGQERPALYFEIRRQGKTVNPRPWLGK; this is encoded by the coding sequence ATGGCCAATAAACATAACCCGATGAAAATAACCTTGGTTCGTCAGGCTATTGCCTCAGCGCTATTTGCTTTTGGACTCATGTCTCTTTCGCCTGCACCCAGCATGGCGGCAAATCAAATCACTGAAAATAAAGATCAGCTAAACAATTTACTGCAAAACATTGCGGAAAAAGAGAAAAGTGTCAAAGCGCAGCAAGCTAAAAGAAGTCACCTTCTCAACCAACTTCAGCAACAAGAAAAAAGTATTTCTGCTGCAAGCCGTGAGCTGCATGAAACAGAAACACAACTCAAGCAGCTTGATAAAGAGATTGCGTCATTAAACAGCAACATTAGCCAATTACAAAAACAAAAAGTGGCTCATGAAAAATTACTTTCTGAACAACTGGATTCGGCGTTTAGGCTTGGAAAACATCAAGGACTTTCATTATTTTTAAAAGGTGAGGAAGGCCAACGTGAAGAACGCATTCTTGCCTATTATAGCTACTTGAACCAAGCTCGCGAGAAAACAATCAAAGAGTTAGAAGAGACAACCCAAGAATTACATCAACAAAGAAAATTAGAACAAACAAAACAAAAAGAGCAAAAAACGGCTCTAGCTCACCAGCAACAAGAAAAACGTAAGTTAGATAATGCTCAGGTTGCACGTAAGCAAACACTTACTGCTCTTGAAAGCACATTGAAAGAAGATCAAAAGAATCTTGCGCTCTTAAAACAAAACGAAGCAAGGTTAAGAGATAAAATTGTACGAGCTGAACGAGAAGCTAAAGCGCGTGCTGAACGTGAAGCGCGTGAAGCAGCGCGTATTCGGGCGGAAGTTGCAGCCAAAGAACGCAAAGCCAAACAAACGGGCTCAACGTATAAGCCATCAGAAAGTGAACGCTCACTTATGTCACGAACTGGTGGACTAGGTCGCCCAGCAGGTCAAGCCTTATGGCCGGTTCGCGGACAAACTATTCATAATTATGGCGAGGCTATTTCAGGTGAATTGCGCTGGAAAGGAATGGTTATTGGTGCGAATGAAGGCACTCAAGTTAAAGCTATTGCCGATGGTCGCGTATTGTTAGCAGACTGGTTACAAGGTTATGGGCTCGTTGTCGTTGTTGAACACGGTAAAGGTGATATGAGCTTATATGGCTATAACCAGAGTGCATTGGTGAATGTTGGGCAAGAAGTTCGCGCAGGGCAACCAATTGCTTTGGTGGGTAGCAGTGGCGGCCAAGAACGTCCTGCTTTGTATTTTGAAATTCGCAGACAAGGTAAAACAGTCAATCCGCGCCCATGGTTAGGTAAATAA
- a CDS encoding divergent polysaccharide deacetylase family protein — MLKHRPSKVLIGLSLLIMGSIQASAAKLAIVIDDFGYRTKEDNQILALPTPVTIAILPDSPHGQLVANKAHQQGREILIHMPMKPLSKQPLEKNTLAPSMSAEEVDRIIKRAINQVPYAVGMNNHMGSDMTSNLAGMRHVMSSLSQSNFFFLDSVTIGNTQAGKAANEFGVPIVRRHIFLDNHQSEEETRAQLNKAVNYARKHGYAIAIGHPHPSTVRALQKYLPQLPNDIELVAVSSLLSPSVSVKGQTSKEQNSLKMQPESPSTPESSTTVEKKSEIIPVTPATKEKQPQTFEIGTCEFTLPEQSSAPKLEGIHLLMFVVEALYQDPQIQPYLKQQPKKKPLFSDE; from the coding sequence ATGTTAAAACACAGGCCTTCAAAGGTGCTCATTGGTTTATCTTTACTGATCATGGGTAGTATTCAGGCCAGTGCAGCAAAATTAGCGATTGTAATTGATGACTTTGGTTATCGGACAAAGGAAGATAACCAAATTCTGGCACTTCCCACGCCAGTCACCATTGCAATTCTACCCGATTCACCTCATGGTCAATTAGTGGCGAACAAAGCACATCAGCAAGGTAGGGAAATTTTAATCCACATGCCGATGAAACCATTGAGCAAACAGCCGTTAGAAAAAAATACGCTAGCGCCATCAATGAGTGCGGAAGAAGTCGACAGAATAATCAAACGAGCAATTAACCAAGTGCCTTATGCTGTAGGGATGAATAATCATATGGGAAGTGATATGACATCCAACCTAGCGGGTATGCGCCATGTGATGAGCTCACTCTCTCAGTCTAATTTTTTCTTTTTAGATAGCGTAACGATTGGAAATACTCAAGCAGGCAAAGCAGCTAATGAATTTGGCGTACCAATTGTTCGCCGCCATATTTTTCTTGATAATCACCAATCCGAAGAAGAAACTCGCGCTCAACTCAATAAAGCCGTAAATTATGCTCGAAAACATGGTTATGCGATTGCCATTGGTCATCCGCATCCCTCGACAGTCCGAGCATTGCAAAAATACTTGCCTCAGCTACCCAATGATATTGAATTAGTGGCAGTCAGCTCCCTGCTGAGTCCAAGTGTGTCAGTTAAAGGTCAAACATCAAAAGAACAAAACTCATTAAAAATGCAGCCGGAATCGCCTTCTACACCAGAATCTTCTACTACAGTAGAAAAAAAATCAGAGATTATTCCTGTAACCCCAGCAACAAAAGAGAAACAACCACAAACATTTGAAATTGGGACATGTGAATTTACATTACCAGAACAATCTTCCGCACCTAAGTTAGAAGGGATCCATCTATTAATGTTTGTTGTTGAAGCATTATATCAAGACCCACAAATACAGCCTTATTTAAAGCAGCAACCTAAGAAAAAACCGCTTTTTTCTGATGAATAA
- a CDS encoding glycosyltransferase family 9 protein, protein MHKQAIGDSIVTSGFIKRLKDKGMQVYVIAPERLEPIFKDIIEVDKFFSYHNKKNGAMHRELKKLKLDLVIDFFDIDTTSMHRLRTLFLIKPKHAIGFNQLEISNFDTNIIDTRDVHVTQRMIKVLDLLQIDSSHYTANLNLDENQYPEPYKLAATLKQKYTNIVIFNPFGSQKNRILSQQQINTVLEHLNSIPGFYTIVFNMGKKIDCQHLENVTLSPFKDAANSFALVCSADIVITVDTAIVHLATLYNVRQYCIYNNRRHIKKYDNNIMWGPNSDKAVQLFTTEFLGTEGGDDMDKFDVSLLLDAIDNDIKAGIITL, encoded by the coding sequence ATGCATAAACAAGCCATTGGTGATTCGATTGTCACCTCAGGTTTTATCAAAAGATTAAAAGATAAAGGCATGCAAGTTTATGTTATTGCACCAGAACGACTAGAACCGATATTTAAGGACATTATTGAGGTCGATAAATTCTTTAGTTATCACAATAAGAAAAATGGCGCGATGCATCGCGAGTTAAAAAAATTAAAACTAGATTTAGTCATTGATTTTTTTGATATTGATACAACTAGCATGCACCGATTAAGAACATTATTTTTGATCAAACCAAAACATGCGATAGGATTCAATCAATTAGAGATATCAAATTTTGATACGAATATTATTGATACTCGAGATGTTCATGTTACTCAGCGGATGATTAAAGTATTGGATTTACTTCAAATCGATAGCAGCCATTATACTGCAAATTTAAATTTGGATGAAAATCAATATCCCGAGCCTTATAAATTAGCGGCTACACTCAAGCAGAAATACACAAATATTGTAATCTTTAATCCATTTGGTTCACAGAAAAATCGCATATTATCGCAACAACAAATTAATACAGTATTGGAACACCTAAATTCAATCCCCGGTTTTTATACTATTGTTTTTAATATGGGGAAAAAGATAGATTGCCAGCATTTAGAAAATGTTACGCTATCGCCATTTAAAGATGCTGCAAATTCATTTGCGCTTGTTTGTTCCGCCGATATTGTCATTACTGTGGATACTGCGATTGTACATCTCGCAACCTTATATAATGTAAGGCAATATTGTATCTACAATAATAGACGGCATATTAAAAAATATGACAACAATATCATGTGGGGGCCAAATAGCGATAAGGCAGTGCAGCTATTTACCACTGAATTTCTTGGTACAGAAGGGGGCGATGATATGGATAAATTTGATGTTTCATTGCTACTAGATGCTATTGATAATGACATAAAAGCAGGGATTATTACGCTTTAA
- the rfaD gene encoding ADP-glyceromanno-heptose 6-epimerase, translating into MIIVTGGAGFIGSNIVKALNDAGRTDILVVDNLKDGTKFANLADLDIADYIDKEEFIVSIIAGDDFGDIDAVFHEGACSSTTEWDGKYMMDNNYQYSKELLHFCLERGIPFLYASSAATYGGRSDNFIEAREFEKPLNVYGYSKFQFDQYVRSILPEAESQVCGFRYFNVYGPRENHKGSMASVAFHLNNQINDGNNPKLFEGSEDFRRDFIYVGDVAAVNLWFWQNNISGIFNCGTGNAESFQAVADAVIQFHQDKNVSVEYIPFPEKLKGRYQSFTQADLTKLREAGYTAPFKTVAEGVTEYMQWLNKED; encoded by the coding sequence ATGATTATTGTCACTGGCGGCGCTGGTTTTATTGGCAGCAACATAGTAAAAGCACTGAATGACGCAGGTCGTACAGATATTCTGGTTGTAGATAATCTAAAAGATGGTACTAAGTTTGCCAACCTTGCTGACCTCGATATTGCTGACTACATTGATAAAGAAGAATTCATTGTTAGCATCATTGCTGGTGATGATTTTGGCGATATTGATGCTGTGTTCCATGAAGGTGCCTGCTCCTCCACAACTGAGTGGGATGGTAAGTATATGATGGATAACAACTATCAATATTCAAAAGAGTTACTACATTTTTGTTTAGAACGTGGTATTCCATTCCTTTATGCTTCTTCCGCTGCAACCTATGGCGGCCGCAGTGATAACTTCATTGAAGCACGTGAATTTGAAAAACCATTAAACGTTTATGGTTATTCTAAATTTCAGTTCGACCAATATGTGCGCAGTATTTTGCCTGAAGCTGAATCTCAAGTCTGTGGTTTTCGTTACTTCAATGTTTACGGTCCGCGAGAAAATCATAAAGGCAGCATGGCAAGCGTCGCCTTTCACCTCAATAACCAAATTAATGATGGTAATAATCCGAAGTTATTTGAAGGAAGTGAAGACTTCCGTCGCGACTTTATTTATGTGGGTGATGTTGCGGCCGTTAACTTATGGTTCTGGCAAAATAATATTTCGGGGATCTTTAACTGCGGTACTGGCAATGCGGAATCATTCCAAGCTGTCGCAGATGCAGTGATCCAATTCCATCAGGATAAAAATGTTTCAGTTGAATACATTCCATTCCCGGAAAAATTGAAAGGCCGCTACCAAAGCTTTACTCAAGCAGACCTAACCAAACTAAGAGAAGCTGGTTATACCGCACCATTTAAAACTGTTGCGGAAGGAGTTACTGAGTATATGCAATGGCTCAATAAAGAAGATTAA
- the rfaF gene encoding ADP-heptose--LPS heptosyltransferase RfaF, with product MKILVIGPSWVGDMMMSQSLYRTLKAQYPQAQIDVMAPQWCRPLLAKMPEVNKAIPMPLGHGALQIGERRQLGISLRKENYDQAIVLPNSFKSALVPFFANIKKRTGWRGEMRYGLLNDIRTLDKTAFPLMVQRYVALAYDKQNIHSAADIPSPILWPKLVIHQQDIYDALNAFDIDDTRPTIGFCPGAEFGPAKRWPHYHYAALAEQLINEKGYQILLFGSQKDDETSENIRQNLPENIRSHCINLAGKTSLEQAVNLIGYCQAIVSNDSGLMHVAAALDKPLVALYGPSSPDFTPPLSNKAEVIRLISGYHKVRQGDGESGYHQSLIDIQPQLVIEALDRLQIGAD from the coding sequence ATGAAAATATTGGTGATCGGCCCCTCTTGGGTAGGGGATATGATGATGTCACAGAGCCTTTATCGCACATTAAAGGCACAATATCCTCAAGCTCAAATTGATGTGATGGCGCCACAATGGTGCCGTCCACTTTTAGCGAAAATGCCAGAGGTCAATAAGGCGATCCCAATGCCACTTGGGCATGGTGCGCTGCAAATTGGGGAACGACGTCAGCTAGGTATCAGTTTACGCAAAGAAAACTACGATCAGGCGATTGTTCTTCCTAATTCGTTCAAATCCGCATTAGTGCCTTTTTTTGCCAATATTAAAAAGAGAACGGGCTGGCGTGGCGAGATGCGCTACGGGCTGCTTAATGATATTCGCACTTTAGATAAAACCGCTTTCCCACTGATGGTTCAACGCTATGTTGCCCTTGCTTATGATAAACAAAACATTCATAGCGCAGCAGATATTCCATCACCGATTTTATGGCCCAAATTAGTTATTCATCAACAAGATATTTATGATGCGCTCAACGCATTTGATATTGATGACACCCGCCCAACCATCGGCTTTTGTCCCGGTGCAGAATTTGGCCCAGCAAAACGTTGGCCTCATTATCACTATGCCGCACTCGCTGAGCAGCTAATTAATGAAAAAGGCTATCAAATTTTATTGTTTGGCTCACAAAAAGATGATGAAACAAGCGAGAATATCCGCCAAAACTTACCGGAGAATATCCGTTCACATTGCATCAACCTTGCAGGCAAAACCTCTTTAGAACAAGCCGTTAATTTGATTGGCTATTGCCAAGCAATTGTCAGTAATGACTCTGGATTAATGCATGTTGCTGCCGCACTGGATAAACCATTGGTTGCCCTTTATGGCCCAAGTAGCCCTGATTTCACGCCACCTTTATCCAATAAAGCGGAAGTGATTAGGCTAATTAGCGGCTACCATAAAGTTCGTCAAGGGGATGGCGAAAGTGGTTATCACCAAAGTTTAATTGATATTCAGCCTCAATTAGTCATTGAAGCATTAGATCGCTTACAGATAGGTGCTGATTAA
- the rfaC gene encoding lipopolysaccharide heptosyltransferase RfaC has product MRVLLVKTSSMGDVLHSLPALTDAKHALPDIQFDWVVEENFAQIPTWHNAVNHVIPVAIRRWRKNWFSAPIRAERAAFRAQLQATHYDAIIDAQGLLKSAFLVTRLAHGAKHGYDRHSIREPLASLFYDHRYRVSKQQHAVERIRQLFADSLHYKCPTQKGDYGIAQHFLCSTPEQQAPYLIFLHSTTRDDKHWPENHWRKLIALMAPTGLRIKLPWGTEHEHQRALRLAECFDFVEVLPKLTLAQVAEQIANAQAVVSVDTGLSHLTAALDKTNFTLFGPTDPGLIGGYGQRQHEIKSINNSMESITPTAVFEQLADKKIVLGNQ; this is encoded by the coding sequence ATGCGTGTATTATTAGTGAAAACATCATCAATGGGAGATGTTCTCCATTCATTGCCAGCCTTAACTGATGCCAAACACGCTTTACCGGATATTCAATTTGATTGGGTAGTTGAAGAAAATTTTGCACAGATCCCAACATGGCATAACGCAGTCAATCACGTTATTCCCGTTGCGATTAGACGTTGGCGAAAAAATTGGTTTAGTGCGCCGATCAGAGCCGAACGTGCAGCTTTTCGCGCACAACTACAAGCAACACACTATGATGCAATTATTGATGCACAAGGGTTACTAAAAAGTGCTTTTTTAGTCACTAGACTCGCTCATGGCGCGAAGCATGGCTATGATCGCCATAGTATTCGAGAACCTCTTGCGAGTTTATTTTATGATCATCGTTACCGAGTCAGCAAACAGCAACACGCTGTTGAGCGTATTCGCCAACTATTTGCGGATAGCTTGCATTATAAATGCCCAACACAGAAAGGCGATTATGGCATTGCCCAACACTTTTTATGTTCAACGCCTGAGCAACAAGCACCGTATTTAATTTTTTTGCATTCAACAACGCGTGATGATAAACATTGGCCTGAAAATCATTGGCGTAAGTTAATAGCACTGATGGCACCTACGGGGTTGAGAATTAAACTGCCTTGGGGAACTGAGCATGAACATCAGCGAGCTTTACGACTTGCCGAATGTTTTGATTTTGTTGAAGTGCTTCCTAAATTAACACTTGCCCAAGTTGCCGAACAAATTGCCAATGCGCAGGCTGTAGTTTCTGTAGATACCGGGCTTAGTCATTTAACGGCGGCATTAGATAAAACCAATTTTACGTTGTTTGGCCCAACTGATCCTGGATTAATTGGTGGATATGGCCAAAGGCAACATGAAATAAAATCCATAAATAATTCAATGGAATCTATTACACCAACAGCGGTCTTTGAGCAATTAGCTGACAAAAAGATTGTGTTGGGTAATCAGTAG